The segment CCGGCCGACCGTACGAGGTCCGGGCGAAGTACCTGATCGCCGCGGACGGGGCGCGCTCCAGGGTCGTCGCCGATCTCGACCTCCCGATGGAGGGGCGCATGGACATCGCAGGATCCATGAACATCACCTTCACCGCCGACATCCGGGAGCTCGTCGGCCACCGACCGAGCGTCCTGTACTGGGTGATCCAGCCGGGGTCGAACGTGGGAGGCATCGGCGCCGGCCTCGTGCGGATGGTCCGGCCGTGGAACGAGTGGCTGATCGTCTGGGGCTACGACATCGACGGTCCGGAGCCGCGCGTGGACGAGGCGGCCGCGACGGAGATCGTCCGGAACCTCCTGGGGGTGCCCGACCTCGAGGTGACCATCACCGGGACGTCGCTCTGGGGCAACAACGAGATGTACGCCACGCGCCTCCAGGAGGGGCGGGTGTTCGCCGCCGGCGATGCGATCCACCGGCACCCGCCGTCGAACGGTCTCGGCTCGAACACGTCGGTCCAGGACTCCTACAACCTCGCCTGGAAGCTCGCGGCCGTGATCCGCGGGCAGGCCGGCGAGGAGCTGCTCGACACGTACACGGCCGAGCGCGCACCCGTCGCCCGGCAGATCGTCCGGCGAGCCAACAAGTCGGGCCGGGAGTTCGGCGAGCTCTTCACGGCGCTCGGGGTCACCGATGCCAGGACGGAGGACGAGATGCGCGAGCAGATCGAGGAGAGGAAGGCGAACACCCCGCGCGGCGCCGCCAAGCGGAGGGCCATCACCGCCGCCATGGACCTCAAGAACTACGAGTTCAATGCGCACGGCGTCGAGCTCGGCCAGTTCTACGCGTCGAGCGCCGTCCTCTCCGACGGCTCGACGAAGCCCGAGCCGACCCGCGACCCGGAGCTCTACTACGAGACGTCGACGGTGCCGGGGTCGCCCCTGCCCCACGCCTGGGTCGGGGACTCCGCCCGGAAGCGCTCGACGCTCGACCTCGCTCCGAGCACCCGGTTCACCCTCTTCACCGGCATCGCGGGCCAGGCGTGGGCGGATGCGGCACCGGAGGTGGCGCGCGAGCTGGGCGTTCCCCTCGCCGCAGTCGTGATCGGGCCGGGGAGGGAGAACACCGACCTCTACTTCGACTGGGAGCGCCTGCGCGAGATCGACGAGGACGGCGTCCTGCTGGTCCGCCCCGACAAGATCATCGCCTGGAGGTCCACCTCCCTGGTGGACGATCCTCGCGACGCCCTCCTGTCCGCCCTGTCGACGATCCTCAGCCGGGCGTCCGATCGATGACGCTCTCCTTCACGCACGAGACCCGAGCCGGTCGAGTGCTCTTCGGCGCCGGTCTGGCCGTCGAGAACGTCGTCGCGGAGGTGCAACGGCTCGGCGCGGCCCGGGTGATGGTCGTCACCTCGGGCTCCCAGGCGGCGCTCGCCCGCTCCCTCGCCGACGTCATCCCGGTCGCCCTCACCTGGACCGACGTCGTGCAGCACGTCCCGCTCGAGACGGCGGCTCGGGCGCGACGAGCGGCGACCGAGGCGGGGATCGACGTCGTCGTCGCCGTCGGCGGAGGCTCGACGACCGGTCTGGCGAAGGCTATCGCGCTGACCACGGGCATCCCGATCGTCGCGGTCCCGACCACCTACGCGGGATCTGAGGCCACCGACGTCTGGGGCCTGACCGAGGACGGTCGCAAGACGACCG is part of the Frondihabitans sp. 762G35 genome and harbors:
- a CDS encoding FAD-dependent oxidoreductase, which translates into the protein MATFHDGIADTTLPDDRGGPVLTDVLIVGSGPAGASAALALSTLGIANTMITKYRWTANTPRAHITNQRSMEFFRDMGIEEQVKAESTPHEMIGDTVFCTSLAGEEIGRILTWGTSPARHADYVAASPTLNCDVPQNYLEPILVRNATARGTQTRFSSEYLSHTQDADGVTVQVLDRVTGRPYEVRAKYLIAADGARSRVVADLDLPMEGRMDIAGSMNITFTADIRELVGHRPSVLYWVIQPGSNVGGIGAGLVRMVRPWNEWLIVWGYDIDGPEPRVDEAAATEIVRNLLGVPDLEVTITGTSLWGNNEMYATRLQEGRVFAAGDAIHRHPPSNGLGSNTSVQDSYNLAWKLAAVIRGQAGEELLDTYTAERAPVARQIVRRANKSGREFGELFTALGVTDARTEDEMREQIEERKANTPRGAAKRRAITAAMDLKNYEFNAHGVELGQFYASSAVLSDGSTKPEPTRDPELYYETSTVPGSPLPHAWVGDSARKRSTLDLAPSTRFTLFTGIAGQAWADAAPEVARELGVPLAAVVIGPGRENTDLYFDWERLREIDEDGVLLVRPDKIIAWRSTSLVDDPRDALLSALSTILSRASDR